A single genomic interval of Spinacia oleracea cultivar Varoflay chromosome 6, BTI_SOV_V1, whole genome shotgun sequence harbors:
- the LOC110777272 gene encoding tyrosine-protein phosphatase DSP1 isoform X3, which produces MKNDDDDVSFSFISTISGANGGEEIVYVPPLNFAMVDHGIFRSGFPDTSNLQFLQTLGLRSLICLCPEPYPEAIAEFLKENGIHLFQFGIEMCKEPFVNIPEERVREALKAALDKKNQPVLIHCKRGKHRTGCLVGCVRKLQKWCLSSIFDEYQRFAGVKSRISDQRFVEMFDISNFKMQFSSSN; this is translated from the exons atgaaaaacgatgatgatgatgtttcATTCTCCTTCATCTCAACAATTAGCGGAGCTAATGGCGGTGAAGAAATCGTATATGTTCCGCCGTTAAATTTTGCAATGGTTGATCACGGTATCTTCAGGTCTGGATTTCCAGACACTTCTAATTTGCAGTTTTTGCAAACCCTAGGACTCCGATCACTCAT CTGTTTGTGTCCAGAGCCATATCCGGAGGCGATCGCAGAGTTCTTGAAAGAAAATGGGATTCATCTCTTTCAATTCGGCATAGAGATGTGCAag GAACCTTTTGTGAATATTCCTGAAGAAAGGGTACGTGAAGCTCTAAAGGCTGCACTGG ATAAGAAAAATCAGCCGGTTCTTATACACTGCAAGCGTGGGAAG CACCGAACAGGGTGTCTTGTAGGATGCGTAAGGAAGCTGCAGAAATGGTGCCTGTCCTCAATCTTTGACGAATACCAGAGATTTGCTGGTGTCAAATCTAGGATTTCGGATCAGAGGTTTGTCGAGATGTTtgacat
- the LOC110780052 gene encoding uncharacterized protein — translation MGVFVRPGEWIEKTPICLSPKKMKYFEVPPGEPDEPWNPKIDLLRGESILTDDCKGGGCMGWRALKDLATPRDNPAAEIDAPAAQHMNDMLKACNSAVELVKLYLCYQEQNEALQKRQADLDQQLGDTKRDLDQKSSELERLKKRNKELESVASQLTAEEIKNKELSEKLQEADENAKTAYRTGARDGALRFTRSQTYSKRITDSHNGGWFAAHRCGVHGIGLTQEDCQDIEYAFLVEQKHKEPTGWETQIIPEEIIQNADPLTLPPIELKEEDYLDPALLSSSTNQTDHQQV, via the exons ATGGGTGTCTTTGTCCGTCCTGGGGAGTGGATTGAGAAGACTCCGATTTGCCTATCCCCCAAGAAGATGAAGTACTTTGAGGTTCCTCCTGGTGAGCCTGATGAACCCTGGAACCCTAAAATCGATCTTCTTCGTGGTGAGTCGATACTCACCGACGACTGCAAAGGGGGTGGTTGTATGGGTTGGAGGGCTTTGAAGGATCTGGCTACTCCTCGCGACAATCCTGCTGCTGAGATTGACGCGCCGGCTGCCCAACATATGAATGATATGCTCAAG GCTTGCAACTCTGCAGTGGAGCTTGTGAAGCTGTACCTTTGCTACCAGGAGCAGAATGAGGCCCTGCAGAAGAGGCAAGCTGATTTGGACCAACAATTGGGTGATACCAAACGTGATCTGGATCAGAAATCCTCTGAGCTGGAGAGGTTGAAAAAGCGAAACAAAGAGCTGGAGAGTGTTGCGAGCCAGTTGACTGCAGAGGAGATTAAGAATAAAGAGTTGTCTGAGAAGCTGCAGGAGGCAGATGAAAATGCCAAGACTGCCTACAGAACCGGTGCTCGAGATGGTGCCTTGCGTTTCACCCGTAGTCAGACTTATAGCAAACGCATTACTGATAGTCACAACGGTGGCTGGTTTGCGGCTCATCGTTGTGGTGTGCATGGCATTGGTCTGACACAGGAGGATTGCCAGGATATTGAGTATGCATTCTTGGTGGAGCAGAAGCACAAGGAACCTACTGGTTGGGAGACACAGATCATTCCTGAAGAGATTATTCAAAATGCTGATCCTTTGACTCTCCCTCCCATTGAGCTGAAGGAAGAAGACTACCTGGATCCTGCCCTGCTGTCTTCCAGCACCAACCAGACGGATCATCAACAAGTTTGA
- the LOC110777272 gene encoding uncharacterized protein isoform X2, which translates to MSSERDSDNVLSGAGYDDADPASTSEDVNFEDDDKPSASDYFEPSYEDAAKELQAHMRKQDAVRGAHLEDVAGGSRQMDEGEVSSRANDAAGSDNSAGSGGGEDEDIGDSILESDDDIGQLWDDGEDVTSLYEQVLREGDLDVEPDSDTEEMSYRVESPPPAGSAVYKAKIIKSFRDRAIKDDHPRWAKEYLKLPKGYRLVIPAEGSVILDCPPDHIGVYAHHLDFGLRFPLHPFIEKVFRGLECMFGAGNASGSEECCGFYLAAIF; encoded by the exons ATGTCGAGTGAGCGAGATAGTGATAATGTGTTGAGTGGGGCTGGGTATGACGATGCTGACCCTGCGTCTACCTCTGAGGATGTCAATTTTGAGGATGATGATAAACCGTCTGCCTCTGACTATTTTGAGCCGTCTTACGAGGATGCTGCAAAGGAATTACAGGCTCATATGCGCAAACAG GATGCCGTCAGGGGTGCCCATCTAGAGGACGTGGCTGGTGGGAGCCGTCAGATGGATGAAGGGGAGGTTAGCAGTCGTGCTAACGATGCTGCGGGGTCCGATAACTCCGCCGGTAGCGGTGGGGGAGAGGATGAGGATATAGGGGATTCAATTTTGGAGTCTGATGATGATATTGGCCAGTTGTGGGATGATGGTGAAGACGTGACCTCTCTATATGAGCAGGTTTTGAGAGAAGGGGATCTGGATGTGGAACCAGATTCCGATACGGAGGAGATGAGCTACAGGGTTGAGAGTCCTCCTCCTGCTGGTAGTGCCGTTTACAAAGCTAAAATAATCAAATCTTTCCGTGATAGGGCTATCAAAGACGACCATCCGCGCTGGGCCAAAGAGTATTTGAAACTGCCCAAAGGGTACCGTCTCGTGATTCCTGCTGAGGGGAGTGTGATTTTGGATTGTCCTCCTGATCATATCGGCGTGTATGCCCATCATCTAGATTTCGGCCTCCGATTTCCTCTTCATCCTTTTATAGAGAAGGTATTCCGGGGCTTGGAATGTATGTTTGGCGCAGGTAACGCCTCAGGTAGTGAGGAATGTTGTGGCTTTTACCTGGCTGCTATCTTTTAA
- the LOC110777272 gene encoding uncharacterized protein isoform X1 yields MSSERDSDNVLSGAGYDDADPASTSEDVNFEDDDKPSASDYFEPSYEDAAKELQAHMRKQVRADIRHDLNLVDNCETIPAVDAPSIALEYELRSWTQFMDPAGKGYGDYGTNFGNVVVSFNQDAVRGAHLEDVAGGSRQMDEGEVSSRANDAAGSDNSAGSGGGEDEDIGDSILESDDDIGQLWDDGEDVTSLYEQVLREGDLDVEPDSDTEEMSYRVESPPPAGSAVYKAKIIKSFRDRAIKDDHPRWAKEYLKLPKGYRLVIPAEGSVILDCPPDHIGVYAHHLDFGLRFPLHPFIEKVFRGLECMFGAGNASGSEECCGFYLAAIF; encoded by the coding sequence ATGTCGAGTGAGCGAGATAGTGATAATGTGTTGAGTGGGGCTGGGTATGACGATGCTGACCCTGCGTCTACCTCTGAGGATGTCAATTTTGAGGATGATGATAAACCGTCTGCCTCTGACTATTTTGAGCCGTCTTACGAGGATGCTGCAAAGGAATTACAGGCTCATATGCGCAAACAGGTACGAGCCGACATTCGTCATGATTTGAATTTAGTAGATAACTGCGAAACAATCCCGGCAGTGGATGCTCCCTCTATTGCCCTTGAGTACGAACTTCGATCATGGACGCAATTTATGGACCCTGCCGGTAAAGGATATGGTGACTATGGCACTAATTTTGGCAATGTTGTTGTGTCTTTTAACCAGGATGCCGTCAGGGGTGCCCATCTAGAGGACGTGGCTGGTGGGAGCCGTCAGATGGATGAAGGGGAGGTTAGCAGTCGTGCTAACGATGCTGCGGGGTCCGATAACTCCGCCGGTAGCGGTGGGGGAGAGGATGAGGATATAGGGGATTCAATTTTGGAGTCTGATGATGATATTGGCCAGTTGTGGGATGATGGTGAAGACGTGACCTCTCTATATGAGCAGGTTTTGAGAGAAGGGGATCTGGATGTGGAACCAGATTCCGATACGGAGGAGATGAGCTACAGGGTTGAGAGTCCTCCTCCTGCTGGTAGTGCCGTTTACAAAGCTAAAATAATCAAATCTTTCCGTGATAGGGCTATCAAAGACGACCATCCGCGCTGGGCCAAAGAGTATTTGAAACTGCCCAAAGGGTACCGTCTCGTGATTCCTGCTGAGGGGAGTGTGATTTTGGATTGTCCTCCTGATCATATCGGCGTGTATGCCCATCATCTAGATTTCGGCCTCCGATTTCCTCTTCATCCTTTTATAGAGAAGGTATTCCGGGGCTTGGAATGTATGTTTGGCGCAGGTAACGCCTCAGGTAGTGAGGAATGTTGTGGCTTTTACCTGGCTGCTATCTTTTAA
- the LOC110777269 gene encoding E3 ubiquitin-protein ligase COP1, whose product MPEISIGEGALVPYMKSDSPPNETPDGGGESVSGDKDFLCPICMQIIKDAFLTACGHSYCYMCIFTHLRNKNDCPCCSRFLTPKLIFPNFALNKILKKMSNYQFGKSASLSEQLRRTLQQGCDVSVKDLDCLLSLLGEKKRKMEQEEAETNLQVLLEFLVCLRKGKLEELSQIQNDLQYIKEDIDAVQKHKTELWNVNKSRTVRLRMRGDDFDTKGSGHTILRPMVDGSGTQVTISGSLPCGEVNVGAPVSQECLENDVRAGSKLQQQAPTEKYKARKRQVEAQFTDLQECYLQKRRHRAKQKQAAEGRNLNNMNNLGYHAGLEDFWSVLTSCTRYSQLKAISELRLGNVFHSANIISSIEFDRDHELFATAGVSKRIKVFEFSSVVEEPAEVHCAVVDIATRSKLSCLSWNKYTKHYIASSDYEGIVTVWDVATNQSVGEYEEHEKRAWSVDFSRTEPSLLVSGGDDCKVKVWCTKQEKSALNIDLNANICSVKCNPGSSMHVAVGSADHNVHYYDLRNISQPVHVFSGHRKAVSYVHFLSANELASASTDSTLRLWDVKENKPLQVYRGHTNEKNFVGLTANSEYISCGSETNEVFVYHKAISKPVARYKFNASEMHDGDEDRGSHFISAVCWKSDSPVIMAANSQGNVKLFSLAA is encoded by the exons ATGCCGGAAATCTCCATTGGAGAAGGAGCTCTTGTTCCTTACATGAAGTCCGATTCTCCGCCGAATGAGACACCAGATGGCGGTGGAGAATCCGTTTCCGGCGACAAGGATTTTCTATGCCCTATTTGCATGCAGATTATCAAGGACGCTTTTCTCACTGCTTGCGGCCATAGCTACTGCTATATGTGTATCTTCACTCATCTTCGCAACAAGAATGATTGCCCTTGCTGTTCTCGTTTTCTCACTCCTAAGCTTATTTTTCCTAATTTTGCCCTCAATAAG ATATTGAAGAAGATGTCTAATTATCAATTTGGAAAAAGTGCCTCTTTGAGTGAACAACTTCGCCGAACTCTGCAGCAG GGTTGTGACGTGTCTGTGAAGGATCTTGACTGCCTTTTGTCTCTACTCGgggaaaagaagagaaagatgGAGCAAGAAGAAGCTGAGACAAATTTGCAAGTTCTTCTTGAGTTTTTGGTTTGCTTAAGAAAAGGAAAGTTGGAAGAGCTTAGTCAG ATACAAAATGATCTCCAGTACATCAAAGAGGATATAGATGCTGTTCAAAAGCACAAAACAGAATTGTGGAATGTAAACAAGAGTCGTACAGTTAGATTGAGAATGAGAGGGGATGACTTTGACACAAAAGGTTCTGGTCATACGATACTGAGGCCCATGGTTGATGGTTCTGGTACACAAGTGACGATTTCAGGAAGTTTACCATGTGGAGAAGTCAATGTAGGTGCTCCAGTCTCTCAAGAATGTTTGGAAAATGATGTTCGTGCAGGCTCAAAATTGCAGCAGCAGGCTCCAACAGAAAAATATAAAGCAAGAAAACGGCAGGTCGAGGCGCAG TTCACTGACCTGCAAGAATGTTACCTGCAAAAAAGGAGACACCGGGCAAAACAAAAACAAGCAGCAGAAGGGCGGAATCTGAATAATATGAATAACCTAGGCTATCATGCTGGACTTGAAGATTTCTGGTCTGTGCTCACTTCCTGTACTCGATACAG CCAATTGAAGGCTATTTCAGAGTTGAGGCTTGGCAATGTTTTTCACTCAGCCAATATTATTTCCAG CATAGAATTTGATAGAGACCATGAATTGTTTGCAACTGCCGGTGTCTCCAAGCGGATTAAAGTTTTCGAATTTTCCTCT GTGGTTGAGGAGCCAGCAGAAGTGCACTGTGCTGTTGTTGACATTGCTACACGATCCAAACTAAGTTGTTTGAGTTGGAATAAGTATACAAAACATTATATTGCTAGCAGTGACTATGAGGGGATTGTAACTGTTTGGGATGTTGCTACTAATCAG AGTGTTGGAGAATACGAGGAGCATGAAAAACGGGCTTGGAGTGTGGATTTTTCGCGCACTGAACCTTCGCTGTTGGTATCTGGCGGGGATGACTGCAAG GTTAAAGTTTGGTGCACCAAACAGGAAAAGAGTGCTCTTAATATCGACTTGAATGCAAATATATGTTCCGTGAAGTGTAATCCTGGATCTAGCATGCATGTGGCG GTGGGGTCTGCAGATCATAATGTTCACTACTATGACTTGAGAAACATTAGCCAGCCTGTTCACGTCTTCTCTGGTCACAGAAAAGCTGTTTCATATGTTCATTTCTTGTCTGCCAACGAGCTTGCTTCTGCATCAACTGATAGCACTTTGCGTTTGTGGGATGTCAAGGAAAATAAGCCG CTACAGGTGTATAGAGGTCATACGAACGAGAAGAATTTTGTAGGCCTCACAGCTAACAGTGAATACATTTCTTGTGGCAGCGAAACAAACGAGGTGTTTGTTTATCACAAG GCAATCTCAAAGCCCGTTGCTCGGTACAAGTTCAATGCATCAGAAATGCATGATGGTGACGAGGATCGGGGGTCGCACTTTATTAGTGCAGTTTGTTGGAAGAGTGATAGCCCAGTGATAATGGCTGCTAACAGTCAAGGAAACGTCAAACTATTTTCTCTAGCTGCCTAA
- the LOC110777271 gene encoding ubiquinol oxidase 4, chloroplastic/chromoplastic, translated as MAALLPLPSTAAATVVKSSRISGNSAIFSSLIPLRRFNSFSSFNSTHPSSPRLISSKFIQFRVQATILQDDKEKVEVEESFQPKTLADDKGKGNGEAMPLGDSTESTPNGFERWVIKVEQSINITLTDSVITILDSLYRDRNYARFFVLETVARVPYFAFISVLHLYESFGWWRRADYLKVHFAESWNEMHHLLIMEELGGNALWFDRFLAQHIAVFYYFMTVFMYAISPRMAYHFSECVENHAFETYDKFIKAQGDELKKLPAPDVAVKYYTGGDLYLFDEFQTSRVPCTRRPIIENLYDVFLNIRDDEAEHCKTMKACQTHGNLRSPHSSIEDIDDSECVVSQDCEGVVDCIKKSVATSPAKSK; from the exons ATGGCGGCACTTCTCCCTCTTCCTTCAACTGCAGCAGCAACGGTGGTTAAGTCATCTAGAATTTCTGGAAATTCCGCCATTTTCAGCTCCTTGATTCCTTTACGCCGCTTCAATTCATTCTCCTCCTTCAATTCCACTCATCCTTCTTCTCCTCGGTTGATTTCTAG CAAGTTTATTCAATTCCGAGTCCAAGCAACAATTTTGCAAGATGATAAGGAGAAAGTAGAAGTGGAGGAGTCATTTCAACCAAAGACCTTAGCAGATGACAAAGGGAAAGGAAACGGAGAAGCAATGCCGTTGGGGGACTCAACAGAGTCAACACCCAATGGTTTTGAGAGATGGGTCATCAAGGTAGAGCAGTCTATCAATATCACCCTCACG GACTCAGTGATAACTATACTAGATAGTTTGTATCGTGACAGAAACTATGCAAGGTTCTTTGTCCTGGAAACCGTTGCCAGAGTTCCATATTTTG CATTTATATCTGTGCTGCATTTGTATGAGAGCTTTGGCTGGTGGAGAAGAGCTGATTACTTGAAAGTCCATTTTGCTGAGAGCTGGAACGAGATGCACCATCTTCTGATCATGGAG GAATTAGGGGGAAATGCTTTATGGTTTGACCGTTTTCTTGCTCAGCATATTGCggtcttttattattttatgacgGTTTTCATGTATGCAATCAGTCCGAGAATGGCTT ATCATTTCTCTGAATGTGTCGAAAATCATGCATTTGAAACTTATGACAAGTTTATCAAGGCCCAAGGAG ATGAACTAAAAAAGCTGCCTGCACCGGATGTGGCTGTGAAATACTACACTGGAGGTGACTTGTACTTGTTCG ATGAATTTCAAACCTCCAGAGTTCCCTGTACCCGTAGGCCAATAATAG AAAACTTGTATGATGTGTTCCTAAATATCAGAGATGATGAAGCTGAACATTGCAAGACAATGAAAGCTTGTCAGACTCATGGGAACCTCCGCTCTCCTCACTCGTCTATAGAAGATATTGATGATTCGGAATGCGTTGTGTCTCAAGATTGTGAAGGTGTAGTTGATTGTATAAAGAAATCAGTTGCTACTTCTCCTGCAAAAAGTAAGTAA